From Butyricimonas paravirosa, one genomic window encodes:
- a CDS encoding FecR family protein, with protein MMNLVEKEIKVADIITRKLFSGEKMTEKEEGMLQEWLDESEEHRAWFRSYQEKTSYEEFEEIIRVSDQQEQWKRLESGLRGGNVVNWRTWMAYAAGIIILVSLGLWFGLRDRVGKESVMQVAVIEPGKFQGFLILNDGQKVALEKGDTLISAATSNISVSTGQVSYKEKNVGREEVPMEYNTIVVPRGGIYSLILSDGTQVFLNSDSELHYPVRFGEGNREVRLKGEAFFNVTPDSLRPFIVLAGEVRTRVLGTSFNILAYADEPAIETTLFTGRVEVSVEHSLLKKILTPGMQASWTDGARDISVREINSDLRSLWRDGIIVLDDDELESVMRMLARWYDVTYEWKGDRGERHTFTGRINRNDDLASVLSMLTLLGGPRFEIKGTTVYIY; from the coding sequence ATGATGAATCTTGTAGAAAAAGAGATAAAAGTCGCGGATATTATTACCCGAAAATTATTTTCCGGAGAAAAGATGACGGAAAAAGAGGAGGGGATGTTGCAGGAATGGTTGGATGAATCGGAGGAGCATCGAGCATGGTTTAGATCATATCAAGAAAAGACGTCTTATGAGGAGTTTGAGGAAATCATTCGAGTATCGGATCAACAGGAGCAATGGAAACGCTTAGAATCTGGGTTAAGAGGTGGGAACGTGGTGAATTGGAGAACGTGGATGGCTTACGCGGCAGGGATTATCATTTTAGTATCTTTGGGCTTGTGGTTCGGGTTGCGGGATAGAGTAGGAAAAGAGTCTGTTATGCAAGTGGCGGTGATCGAGCCGGGAAAGTTTCAGGGATTTTTGATTTTAAATGATGGTCAGAAGGTTGCCTTGGAAAAAGGCGATACGCTGATCTCTGCAGCCACTTCGAATATTTCCGTGTCGACGGGACAAGTTTCCTATAAAGAGAAGAATGTGGGGCGGGAAGAGGTGCCGATGGAATACAACACGATCGTTGTCCCACGGGGTGGAATTTATTCTTTGATTTTGAGCGACGGAACACAAGTTTTTTTGAATTCCGATTCAGAACTACATTATCCTGTAAGATTTGGCGAGGGAAACCGGGAAGTTCGTTTGAAAGGAGAGGCTTTTTTTAACGTGACACCTGATTCGTTGCGTCCCTTTATCGTGTTAGCCGGGGAGGTTCGGACACGGGTTCTCGGAACTTCTTTCAATATACTGGCTTATGCCGATGAACCGGCAATAGAGACCACTTTATTTACCGGGCGGGTGGAGGTATCTGTTGAGCATTCTTTATTGAAAAAAATTCTGACTCCTGGAATGCAGGCAAGCTGGACGGATGGAGCAAGAGACATTTCCGTGAGGGAAATAAATTCTGACCTACGGTCTCTTTGGCGTGATGGAATTATCGTGTTGGATGATGATGAGCTTGAGAGCGTGATGCGAATGTTGGCTCGTTGGTATGATGTGACCTACGAATGGAAAGGTGATCGTGGGGAGAGGCATACTTTTACGGGAAGGATTAACCGTAATGATGATTTGGCCAGTGTGTTGAGTATGTTGACTTTGTTAGGTGGACCTCGTTTCGAGATCAAGGGAACGACCGTGTATATCTATTAA
- a CDS encoding RNA polymerase sigma factor, producing the protein MLDNLHVEQIARGNRVAFKELHEELYGRMFYYVYKMLHDKEQSEDIIQEAFVLYWGNRVNFNSLLAVKAYLFSIVRNKVMAQIRDVANRKRILDRIEREEGETGDHLLITAEICGGVQRAVRELPPQTRRVIELSMEDMTVERIAEVMQISPNTVKTLKKAGYQALREKLKHLRVLLPFLFMG; encoded by the coding sequence ATGCTCGATAATTTACATGTAGAACAAATTGCTAGGGGGAATCGTGTCGCTTTTAAAGAGCTACACGAGGAGTTGTACGGACGGATGTTTTATTATGTGTATAAGATGTTGCACGATAAAGAACAATCGGAAGATATTATTCAGGAGGCATTTGTTTTATACTGGGGAAATCGTGTGAATTTTAATAGCCTGTTAGCTGTCAAAGCTTATTTGTTTTCCATTGTTAGAAATAAAGTCATGGCGCAGATTCGGGATGTGGCCAATCGTAAGCGTATTTTGGACCGTATCGAACGGGAAGAGGGCGAGACGGGAGATCACCTGTTAATCACGGCCGAAATCTGCGGTGGAGTACAGCGTGCTGTTCGAGAATTGCCGCCCCAGACTCGTCGGGTGATCGAATTGAGCATGGAGGATATGACGGTTGAAAGGATTGCCGAAGTCATGCAAATCTCACCTAATACAGTGAAGACGCTAAAAAAAGCAGGATACCAAGCTCTGAGGGAGAAGTTGAAACATTTGAGGGTGTTGTTGCCGTTTTTATTCATGGGTTAA
- a CDS encoding SusC/RagA family TonB-linked outer membrane protein, which translates to MKHSRMFSVSCKLLLASGFILLIGIMFAPTIARGQQKDKLISLKLDGESVLDAIQKINRQSGNSISYKKEELEKESKRVTVNLKDAKVLAAVETVLKETRLVAIVHGDVILIVPRQMNTGTVKSITLKGFVTDQNKDPMPGVTVKLVGVSLGTATNARGYFSIELPIQQGTLEFTFVGFKNKRVAFSEKTDTLRVVLEEDVKAIEEVVVTGYQAIKEKAMAGSYSKVKAEELVMTGNETIESMLQGKVPGMVVINQSGLTGTRQKVRVRGTSTLVGNAEPVWVVDGIIQEDNLPFETSELGAIGDSNLDMMKDFIGGAVSWLNPNDIEDITVLKDASATAIYGVKAANGVILITTKRGERGSMSVNYSGSFSTSQKMNYKRQDVMNSKERVDLSREAFSRGARVGKETVGYSALAYAYLERKISWEEFNTGVKKLEATNTDWFDILYRTPFSQSHSLSFSGGNDDATYRASFGYSNVKNTAKGNEQETYTGSLNTSFIFWKKLTVTAGLSGSHVKTQAFAAGVDPFNYAINTSRVIGCFDEEGELFYYTKGKYKYNIINELSNSNNENTTKSLKLNLSARWRFSENFTLAATLGGSTSSYFAESWFTERSHKIASVRGYEFGEYGATTTEFQNSFLPYGGMLTTSESRNFSYTARVQFEYVQLLKGVHSVNLMAGIESRSNEYDGYSQTNWGYMPDRGKTFTDVPLETPAGKLNTMYARTKPTITDKVSNYVSYYATASYMYDNRYSINLSVRGDGSNTFGKTAKFQPVWSAGLRWNVTDEHWMADQKFVNTLAFVASLGYQGNVAENISPDFIAKVLAVDSKTGEYQMTWKSLPNPDLKWEKTFTVNLGANFSILGNKLNGTFNWYYKKTVDVITSAKVPYETGTTSMYVNDGEVSNQGWDLSFTVIPIRTKDFMWSLGTSFSGNSNNVKSEVEKNGTWKHATDGSIAKAGYPVGSFWAFKFTGLDPENGGPLFDLSRANTSKAAEDATEYMIYMGTREPTFTVGINMVFRWKRFSFPLNFYISRGNYEFLDSPYENGYEMLSEFKNASNELNDRWREPGDETRTNIPSIPVGKNCQPLYPFENGVALYPLDAWQYSDVRVVNAWYIRFNDFRFSYNLPDKWIKGFAKSVALSCTVTNPLQIKSKDFKGRDPEVALGSQPRSQNFSFGINVSF; encoded by the coding sequence ATGAAACATTCGAGGATGTTTTCTGTTTCGTGCAAGCTATTATTGGCGAGCGGCTTTATCCTGTTGATCGGGATCATGTTTGCCCCTACGATTGCTCGCGGACAGCAGAAAGACAAGCTGATTTCGTTGAAATTAGATGGAGAGAGTGTACTTGACGCGATTCAGAAAATTAATCGTCAGAGTGGAAATTCGATCAGTTACAAGAAAGAGGAACTTGAGAAAGAGAGTAAACGGGTTACGGTGAATTTGAAAGACGCTAAGGTGTTGGCAGCGGTGGAAACCGTGTTGAAAGAAACCCGTTTGGTGGCAATTGTACATGGAGATGTAATCTTGATTGTACCCCGGCAGATGAATACAGGAACGGTAAAATCGATTACGTTAAAAGGTTTCGTGACGGATCAAAATAAAGACCCGATGCCGGGGGTAACCGTAAAATTGGTCGGAGTGTCTTTAGGGACAGCGACAAATGCCCGTGGGTATTTTTCAATAGAACTTCCCATACAGCAGGGGACTTTGGAGTTCACTTTTGTGGGGTTCAAAAATAAGCGAGTCGCTTTTTCAGAAAAAACGGATACGCTGCGAGTGGTGCTGGAAGAAGACGTGAAAGCAATAGAGGAAGTTGTCGTGACCGGTTATCAGGCGATTAAAGAAAAGGCTATGGCGGGATCTTATTCTAAAGTGAAGGCCGAGGAACTTGTTATGACTGGAAATGAGACTATTGAATCCATGTTACAGGGAAAGGTTCCGGGGATGGTGGTAATTAATCAGAGTGGGTTGACAGGAACTCGACAAAAAGTCCGGGTACGGGGTACTTCAACCTTGGTGGGTAATGCCGAACCGGTGTGGGTGGTGGATGGAATTATACAGGAGGATAATCTTCCTTTCGAAACCAGTGAATTGGGAGCGATCGGGGATAGTAATCTTGATATGATGAAAGATTTTATCGGGGGAGCGGTCTCTTGGTTGAATCCCAATGATATTGAAGATATTACTGTATTGAAAGATGCTTCTGCCACGGCGATTTATGGGGTGAAGGCAGCTAATGGGGTAATTTTGATCACGACGAAAAGAGGTGAAAGAGGTTCGATGTCGGTGAATTATTCGGGAAGTTTTTCGACGAGTCAAAAGATGAATTACAAGCGGCAGGACGTTATGAACTCGAAAGAACGTGTTGATCTTTCGAGGGAAGCTTTCTCCCGGGGAGCGAGGGTTGGAAAGGAAACGGTGGGATATTCCGCGTTAGCTTACGCTTATCTTGAACGGAAAATCAGTTGGGAAGAATTTAATACCGGAGTAAAAAAATTAGAGGCTACGAATACCGATTGGTTTGATATTCTTTATCGGACACCGTTTAGCCAGTCTCACTCGCTTAGTTTTTCCGGTGGAAATGATGACGCTACTTACCGGGCTTCTTTCGGTTATAGTAACGTGAAGAATACCGCAAAAGGGAATGAACAGGAGACTTATACAGGTAGTTTGAACACGAGTTTTATTTTTTGGAAAAAATTGACCGTGACGGCAGGCTTGTCAGGTAGCCACGTGAAGACACAGGCTTTTGCTGCCGGTGTAGATCCTTTTAATTACGCGATCAATACGAGTCGGGTCATCGGTTGTTTCGATGAAGAGGGGGAATTGTTTTATTACACGAAAGGTAAGTATAAATATAATATAATAAATGAGTTGTCTAATTCGAATAATGAAAATACAACCAAGAGTTTAAAGTTGAATTTGAGCGCTCGTTGGCGGTTCTCTGAAAATTTCACGTTAGCCGCAACTTTGGGTGGTTCAACTTCGTCGTATTTTGCCGAGTCATGGTTTACGGAACGTTCTCATAAAATAGCATCTGTCCGTGGCTATGAGTTTGGAGAGTACGGGGCGACGACCACGGAGTTTCAAAACTCATTCTTACCTTACGGGGGGATGTTGACTACTTCCGAGAGCCGTAATTTTAGTTACACGGCTCGGGTGCAGTTCGAGTACGTGCAGTTGTTAAAAGGGGTACATTCAGTGAACCTGATGGCGGGAATAGAGAGTCGGAGCAATGAATATGATGGTTATTCGCAAACGAACTGGGGGTATATGCCCGATCGTGGTAAAACTTTCACGGATGTTCCGTTGGAAACCCCCGCGGGGAAATTAAATACAATGTATGCCCGAACCAAACCGACAATAACGGATAAGGTTTCGAATTACGTTTCTTATTATGCCACGGCAAGTTATATGTATGATAATCGTTATTCGATTAATTTATCCGTGAGGGGGGATGGTTCGAATACCTTTGGTAAGACCGCCAAGTTTCAGCCGGTATGGTCAGCCGGATTACGCTGGAATGTAACGGATGAACATTGGATGGCCGATCAGAAGTTCGTGAATACGCTGGCTTTTGTTGCCTCGTTGGGGTATCAGGGAAACGTGGCGGAAAATATTAGTCCTGATTTTATCGCTAAGGTTTTGGCCGTGGATTCGAAAACGGGGGAATACCAGATGACTTGGAAAAGCTTGCCGAATCCTGATTTGAAATGGGAGAAGACGTTTACGGTTAACCTGGGGGCAAATTTTTCCATATTGGGAAATAAACTGAACGGTACATTTAATTGGTATTATAAAAAGACCGTGGATGTGATTACTTCGGCAAAAGTGCCTTACGAGACAGGGACTACGAGTATGTATGTTAATGATGGCGAGGTGTCCAATCAAGGTTGGGATTTGTCTTTTACCGTGATCCCTATCCGGACGAAGGATTTCATGTGGAGTTTGGGTACGAGCTTTTCCGGTAATAGTAATAATGTTAAATCCGAGGTAGAAAAGAATGGGACATGGAAACACGCGACAGATGGATCAATCGCTAAAGCCGGGTATCCGGTGGGTAGTTTCTGGGCATTCAAGTTTACCGGATTAGATCCGGAGAACGGGGGACCGCTTTTTGATCTTTCACGTGCCAACACGAGTAAGGCTGCGGAAGATGCCACGGAATACATGATTTATATGGGTACCCGCGAACCGACATTCACGGTTGGAATCAATATGGTGTTTCGGTGGAAACGTTTTTCTTTCCCGTTGAATTTTTATATTAGTCGGGGTAATTATGAATTTCTTGATTCTCCTTACGAGAATGGTTACGAGATGTTGAGTGAATTTAAGAATGCTTCTAACGAGTTGAACGATCGATGGCGTGAACCGGGGGACGAAACTCGCACGAACATTCCTTCTATTCCGGTAGGGAAGAATTGCCAACCTCTTTATCCTTTTGAAAATGGAGTAGCTCTTTATCCGTTGGATGCTTGGCAATATTCTGATGTCAGGGTGGTGAATGCTTGGTATATTCGCTTTAATGATTTCAGATTTTCATATAATCTTCCGGATAAGTGGATAAAAGGATTCGCGAAGAGCGTGGCACTTTCTTGCACGGTAACAAATCCTTTACAGATAAAGAGTAAAGATTTTAAAGGACGTGATCCTGAGGTTGCGCTAGGAAGTCAGCCTCGTTCTCAGAATTTTTCATTCGGTATAAATGTAAGTTTTTAA
- a CDS encoding RagB/SusD family nutrient uptake outer membrane protein — MKKNIYLLIILLSLVGCKDFLEETSQDLVRPSQVTDLEQILLGDGYGSPYYSTTIFTDEQASTNLDDESFQSTYDELKWLYTWNKDMFTDAGAGYFHCFWEMPYRRILGCNLVLDYLDEMAGKEVLRESLRGEALVLRAWNYFHLVNMFGIAYSQGNPSTDLGVPLKLDATVNGDFYTRNTVAEVYARIEKDLLDGNRLLMENRYERTFYRIDHLAAKAMLSRVYLYMENWDKALAYADSVLILKSDLLDLNNFSMDVYNTSGTGSVYLATAPDEIIWARNYLTGYSLSSSVIAWVIGPFVVSQELIGRYEQGAFADISAKRVRDLRAFFYFTFGMDIWGFQGDMRESIAKGGSSSYIQGIRTAELYLNRAEAYTQKFLKEGNDAYRNQALTDLNKLRKYRFNKEFPADELNITDGQELLEFIIDERFRELCGETNHRWCDLRRYGLTVTHVLKPEGQTYSQDMRHYVLPIPELVLEQNPYLVQN, encoded by the coding sequence ATGAAGAAGAATATATATTTATTAATCATTCTTTTGTCTCTTGTAGGGTGTAAAGATTTTCTGGAGGAGACAAGTCAGGATTTGGTACGTCCCTCTCAGGTGACAGACCTAGAGCAGATATTGCTGGGTGATGGTTATGGATCTCCTTATTATAGTACAACTATATTCACGGATGAACAGGCAAGTACGAATTTGGATGATGAATCTTTTCAATCCACTTATGATGAGTTAAAATGGCTTTACACGTGGAATAAGGATATGTTCACGGATGCCGGGGCAGGATACTTTCATTGTTTTTGGGAGATGCCTTACAGGCGTATTTTAGGTTGTAATTTGGTATTGGATTACTTGGACGAGATGGCAGGGAAAGAAGTGTTGCGGGAGAGTTTACGGGGAGAAGCTCTGGTGCTGCGTGCATGGAATTATTTCCATTTGGTGAATATGTTTGGTATTGCTTATAGTCAAGGTAATCCGTCAACGGATTTGGGGGTTCCACTAAAATTGGACGCTACGGTTAACGGTGATTTTTATACTCGTAACACGGTTGCGGAAGTGTATGCCCGTATAGAAAAGGATTTACTTGATGGAAATCGTTTGTTAATGGAAAACAGGTATGAACGTACATTTTACCGGATAGACCATCTTGCAGCGAAAGCGATGTTGTCAAGGGTATATCTTTACATGGAAAATTGGGATAAAGCTTTGGCATACGCTGATTCAGTCCTCATCTTGAAGTCTGATTTGCTGGATCTGAATAATTTCAGTATGGACGTATATAATACATCTGGTACGGGTTCGGTTTATTTGGCTACCGCTCCGGATGAAATTATATGGGCGAGGAATTATCTAACTGGTTACTCGCTGTCTTCGAGTGTGATAGCATGGGTAATAGGACCTTTTGTCGTTTCTCAAGAGTTGATAGGACGTTATGAACAAGGTGCTTTCGCTGATATATCAGCGAAGAGGGTGCGTGATTTGAGGGCTTTTTTTTATTTTACTTTTGGAATGGATATATGGGGTTTCCAAGGGGATATGCGAGAAAGTATTGCAAAAGGTGGATCCAGTAGTTACATTCAAGGCATTCGTACTGCCGAACTTTATTTGAATCGGGCCGAGGCTTATACGCAAAAATTTTTGAAAGAAGGGAATGACGCCTATCGTAATCAGGCATTGACTGATTTGAATAAGTTGAGAAAATATCGTTTCAATAAGGAATTTCCTGCAGACGAATTGAATATTACAGACGGTCAGGAGTTGTTGGAATTTATTATTGATGAGAGATTCAGGGAGTTATGTGGTGAGACAAACCATCGATGGTGTGATTTGCGTCGTTATGGATTGACGGTTACTCACGTGTTAAAGCCGGAAGGGCAGACGTATTCACAGGACATGAGACATTATGTACTGCCCATCCCGGAACTTGTTCTGGAACAAAATCCTTATTTGGTGCAAAACTGA
- a CDS encoding lytic transglycosylase domain-containing protein, with protein MRFVFLWLCAILFSGVVYGESDRDSLKVRLGAPRLNLGAPVLLTDSIPGAFIERLDELYSKWYVSRLEEGNYVDSVYLTEMVTGPAVPDSVYLQRLDKLNSAIKLSYNDIVRNYIELYTVRRRAQVGTMLGLSSYYFPIFEEVLDREGLPQELKYLPVIESALNPRAFSRAGACGLWQFMYGTGKMYKLEINSFIDERRDPVKSTEAAVCFLKDLYKIYEDWILVIAAYNCGPGNVNKAIRRSGSKKNYWDIYFHLPKETRGYVPAFIAAMYTFNYHKEHNIFPLENELPTMCDTIMIADALHFEQVAKLMDISVEQIRDLNPQYRSDIVPAGFGKSYALQVPYNHVGEFIDKQDTIFAYNRTTYFNDSDRTADPKNRFKKYAHAHAVPSNKAKLVYTVKSGDVIGKIAEKFNVRLSDLKYWNGMTKDRINIGQKLTVYVPNNKVDYYKSKVDAKYAGVAANAEVEAEPLTEGEFFYYTIKRGENLWSIAKKYPGVSNRDIMKWNGLTDRSAKNLKPGQKLKIKI; from the coding sequence ATGCGTTTTGTGTTTTTGTGGCTATGTGCGATTTTATTTTCAGGTGTAGTATATGGTGAGAGTGATCGGGATTCGTTGAAAGTACGATTGGGTGCGCCCCGGTTAAATTTAGGGGCGCCGGTATTGTTGACAGATTCTATTCCGGGAGCTTTTATCGAGCGATTGGATGAATTATATAGTAAATGGTACGTTTCCAGATTGGAGGAAGGCAATTACGTGGATTCGGTGTACCTGACCGAAATGGTGACCGGGCCGGCTGTTCCGGATTCGGTGTATTTACAACGCTTGGATAAATTAAATTCAGCGATAAAGCTTTCCTACAATGATATTGTACGGAATTATATTGAATTATATACCGTGAGACGTCGAGCCCAAGTGGGAACGATGTTGGGACTGAGTTCCTATTATTTCCCTATTTTTGAAGAAGTGTTGGATCGGGAGGGATTGCCGCAGGAGTTGAAATACTTGCCCGTGATTGAGAGTGCTTTGAACCCGCGGGCATTTTCCCGTGCGGGAGCCTGTGGCTTGTGGCAGTTTATGTACGGAACAGGGAAGATGTACAAGTTGGAAATAAATTCTTTTATTGACGAACGCCGTGATCCGGTAAAATCCACGGAGGCTGCCGTTTGTTTCTTGAAAGATTTGTATAAGATTTACGAAGACTGGATTCTGGTGATCGCGGCTTACAACTGCGGGCCGGGTAACGTGAACAAGGCCATACGACGGTCGGGAAGTAAAAAGAATTATTGGGATATTTATTTCCATTTGCCGAAGGAGACGCGTGGTTACGTGCCGGCTTTTATCGCTGCCATGTACACGTTCAATTACCATAAAGAGCATAATATTTTCCCGTTAGAGAATGAGTTGCCCACGATGTGTGACACGATCATGATTGCCGATGCCTTGCATTTCGAGCAGGTGGCCAAATTGATGGATATATCCGTGGAACAAATTCGGGATTTGAACCCGCAATATCGTTCGGATATTGTGCCTGCCGGATTCGGGAAGAGTTACGCTTTGCAGGTTCCTTATAATCATGTTGGAGAGTTTATTGATAAACAAGATACGATCTTTGCTTATAACCGGACGACTTATTTTAATGATAGTGACCGTACGGCCGATCCGAAGAATCGTTTCAAGAAATACGCTCATGCCCATGCTGTCCCCAGCAATAAAGCCAAATTGGTTTACACGGTGAAAAGCGGGGACGTGATCGGGAAGATTGCCGAAAAATTTAACGTGCGTTTATCCGATTTGAAGTATTGGAACGGGATGACGAAAGACCGAATTAATATCGGGCAGAAACTTACGGTTTACGTGCCGAATAATAAGGTTGATTACTATAAGTCCAAAGTGGATGCCAAGTATGCAGGGGTTGCCGCGAATGCGGAAGTCGAGGCAGAACCTTTAACAGAAGGCGAGTTCTTCTACTACACGATCAAGCGAGGCGAGAATCTGTGGTCGATTGCTAAGAAATATCCGGGCGTGTCGAACCGGGACATCATGAAATGGAACGGGTTGACTGATCGATCGGCAAAGAATCTAAAACCGGGACAAAAGTTAAAGATTAAGATTTAA
- a CDS encoding ABC transporter ATP-binding protein — protein MENLIVKVEHLYHRYATQWAIEDINFEIEENGVIGLLGSNGAGKSTTMNIICGVLKQTRGKVYINGIDTLKNPVAARKYIGFLPQKPPLYPDLTVDEYLRFCAEIHWMERKKINAAVGETEERCGITHMKDRLLRNLSGGYQQRVGIAQAILHDPKFVVLDEPTNGLDPNQILEVRQLIREIAEDRTVMLSTHILSEVQATCSTIKMIEHGRVVFSGSVEEFDNYIEPNTLYAVFDLPPLPDELLMIAGIKKVEMVGGHGVRLWYDGERDTIKQVIRESMVRGWEMTEIRSEKSSMEAVFAKLSGK, from the coding sequence ATGGAAAATCTAATTGTAAAAGTAGAACACTTGTATCATCGTTACGCGACACAATGGGCTATCGAGGATATTAATTTTGAGATTGAGGAAAACGGAGTCATTGGCTTGCTTGGGTCCAATGGTGCAGGAAAGTCAACAACAATGAACATTATTTGTGGCGTGCTGAAACAGACCCGGGGGAAAGTGTATATTAATGGTATCGACACGTTAAAAAATCCCGTGGCGGCTCGGAAATATATAGGTTTTTTACCACAAAAACCACCGTTATACCCGGATTTGACCGTGGATGAATATTTGCGGTTTTGTGCAGAAATACACTGGATGGAACGGAAAAAAATTAATGCTGCTGTTGGGGAGACCGAGGAACGTTGTGGGATCACGCACATGAAAGATCGGTTGTTGAGAAATCTTTCCGGGGGGTATCAGCAACGAGTAGGTATTGCTCAAGCTATTTTGCATGATCCGAAATTTGTGGTTCTTGATGAACCGACGAACGGGTTGGACCCGAACCAAATTCTGGAAGTTCGACAATTAATTCGTGAGATTGCAGAAGATCGTACGGTGATGCTTTCAACGCATATCTTGTCGGAAGTACAAGCTACTTGTTCAACGATTAAGATGATCGAACACGGGCGGGTTGTTTTTTCCGGTAGCGTGGAGGAGTTTGATAATTATATCGAGCCGAATACGCTTTATGCCGTATTCGATTTACCACCTTTACCGGATGAATTGCTGATGATTGCCGGAATTAAAAAAGTTGAGATGGTGGGCGGTCATGGCGTTCGTTTGTGGTATGACGGGGAACGGGATACGATTAAGCAGGTGATCCGGGAAAGTATGGTTCGGGGATGGGAGATGACAGAGATCCGGTCCGAGAAAAGTTCGATGGAAGCTGTTTTTGCAAAGTTATCAGGAAAGTAA